In the genome of Candidatus Saccharibacteria bacterium, one region contains:
- the xseB gene encoding exodeoxyribonuclease VII small subunit: MAAAKKDYKTLQAELDTALSELQSGELDIDQAVKLYEQGMQLIKELEKQLKIAENKVKKVQAEFGQE, encoded by the coding sequence ATGGCAGCAGCTAAGAAAGATTACAAAACACTACAAGCAGAGCTTGATACGGCTTTGAGCGAACTTCAATCGGGTGAATTGGATATAGATCAAGCAGTCAAGTTGTATGAGCAGGGTATGCAGCTTATTAAAGAATTAGAAAAACAGCTAAAGATAGCCGAAAACAAAGTCAAAAAGGTGCAAGCCGAGTTTGGGCAGGAATGA
- a CDS encoding response regulator — translation MARVLLIEPDAILARNYEQALGQAGHAIDWAKLGQEAVQLADVNRPDIIILELQLAEHNGIEFLYEFRSYTDWQDIPIILLTMVPESMLPTGQAGLDSLGVARYLYKPQAKLQQVVSAVERTLQSYKV, via the coding sequence ATGGCTAGAGTTTTGCTTATCGAGCCAGATGCAATACTGGCGCGTAATTATGAGCAAGCGCTAGGGCAGGCTGGTCATGCTATAGATTGGGCTAAGCTTGGTCAAGAAGCTGTGCAGCTAGCCGATGTTAATCGTCCCGACATTATTATTCTAGAACTACAGCTAGCTGAACATAATGGTATTGAGTTTTTGTATGAATTCCGTAGTTATACAGATTGGCAAGACATACCAATTATTTTGCTTACTATGGTGCCAGAGTCAATGTTACCGACTGGCCAGGCTGGACTAGATTCGTTAGGCGTTGCTCGATATTTATACAAACCTCAGGCCAAGTTGCAACAAGTTGTATCGGCAGTTGAGCGAACTTTGCAATCATACAAAGTATGA
- a CDS encoding glycine--tRNA ligase — protein MSKEIKLDDIVSLCKRRGFIFQGSEIYGGLAGTWDYGPLGVTLKKNIMDLWWKTFVDERDDMFGVDAAILMNQKVWQASGHVDTFTDPMVVCNKCGQSYREDHLDYTKPCVKCGSKDSYGQARQFNMMFKTNVGPIADDNSISYLRPETAQGIFTNFKNVVDTLYPDLPFGIAQQGKAFRNEISPRDFVFRSREFEQMEIEYFINPDNWEESFEQWRNDVKAFLSDLGLPEDKIHELDVPKDELAHYSERTIDYEFDYPHGRDELLGLAYRTDFDLKNIERVSNKSMEYRPKDGSEPFVPHVIEPSFGVERAIMAVLVSAYTEDEVNGEKRVFLKLPAHLAPVKVAVSPLLKNKPELVEKAREVYKMLKKEIGNVMWDDNGNIGKRYRRQDEIGTPHCVVIDFDTLEDNTVTVRDRDTTNQQRVQIINLPAHFKNL, from the coding sequence ATGAGTAAAGAAATTAAGTTAGACGACATCGTTAGTCTGTGTAAGCGGCGGGGGTTTATTTTCCAGGGTTCGGAGATTTACGGTGGTTTGGCTGGTACGTGGGATTACGGTCCGCTTGGCGTGACACTCAAGAAAAACATTATGGATTTATGGTGGAAGACATTCGTTGATGAGCGCGATGACATGTTCGGCGTAGATGCGGCTATTTTGATGAACCAGAAGGTCTGGCAGGCTAGTGGTCACGTCGATACTTTTACTGACCCTATGGTGGTATGTAATAAGTGCGGTCAAAGTTATCGGGAAGATCATCTCGATTATACAAAGCCATGCGTCAAATGTGGAAGTAAAGATTCATACGGACAGGCTCGTCAGTTCAATATGATGTTTAAGACCAATGTTGGCCCTATCGCAGACGATAACTCGATTAGCTACCTTAGACCTGAAACGGCGCAAGGTATTTTTACCAACTTCAAGAATGTGGTGGATACTCTATACCCGGATTTGCCGTTTGGTATCGCGCAGCAGGGTAAGGCGTTCCGTAACGAGATTAGCCCACGTGATTTTGTGTTTCGCAGCCGCGAATTTGAACAGATGGAGATTGAGTACTTCATTAATCCGGACAACTGGGAAGAGTCGTTCGAGCAGTGGCGCAATGATGTAAAAGCGTTCTTGAGTGACCTCGGTTTGCCGGAAGACAAGATCCATGAGCTTGATGTTCCAAAGGACGAACTAGCGCATTATTCTGAGCGCACTATAGATTACGAGTTTGATTACCCTCATGGGCGTGATGAGTTACTTGGGCTAGCGTACCGCACAGATTTTGACCTCAAAAATATAGAACGCGTTAGTAACAAAAGCATGGAATACAGGCCAAAGGATGGTAGTGAACCGTTTGTACCGCATGTGATTGAGCCAAGCTTTGGTGTGGAGCGCGCTATTATGGCCGTGCTTGTCAGCGCATATACAGAAGACGAGGTAAACGGTGAAAAGCGCGTATTCCTAAAGCTTCCAGCGCATCTAGCCCCTGTAAAAGTCGCCGTATCGCCACTACTCAAAAACAAGCCGGAGCTGGTAGAAAAAGCCCGTGAAGTTTACAAGATGCTCAAAAAAGAAATCGGCAACGTCATGTGGGATGATAATGGCAACATCGGTAAACGCTACCGCCGCCAGGACGAAATCGGCACCCCGCACTGTGTCGTTATAGACTTCGACACCCTAGAAGACAACACAGTAACCGTCCGCGATCGCGATACCACCAACCAACAGCGCGTCCAAATCATCAACCTTCCCGCCCACTTCAAAAACTTATAA
- the xseA gene encoding exodeoxyribonuclease VII large subunit has translation MNDLIFSPTDFVAVLNQTLEMAYPNVVVVGELANLRVSKNRWVYFTLKDEHASVKFFGTVYQLPGPLEDGMMLQVRGNPRLHSLYGFSVNVQSIQPVGEGSLKRAATLLEAKLKSEGLFDAERKRLLPFPPAKIGLITSKESAAYNDFIKILNTRWGGIEVLLVDTQVQGESAPAQLISALEYLNTHEDLDLIVMTRGGGSPDDLAAFSTEQVTRAVAASRVPTLVAIGHEVDVSLVELAADQRASTPSNAAELLTPDKNQVLGQLPASQKQLAQALTQTVSRHKQAAQDKRYDLRRMVRDLLSDEQQNIQQKTKLLGLLDPAQVLKRGYAIIRAGGLLVGTVSKIRVGQNVSVQLRDGQFEAQINHIDKVK, from the coding sequence ATGAACGATCTTATCTTTTCACCAACCGACTTCGTTGCCGTTCTTAATCAAACATTAGAAATGGCGTATCCTAATGTCGTCGTGGTCGGTGAGCTGGCTAATTTGCGGGTTAGTAAAAACCGGTGGGTGTATTTTACGTTAAAAGACGAGCATGCTAGTGTTAAATTTTTTGGTACGGTCTATCAGTTACCTGGACCGCTAGAAGATGGCATGATGTTACAAGTACGCGGAAATCCGCGCTTGCATTCGTTGTATGGGTTTAGCGTTAATGTGCAGTCAATTCAGCCAGTCGGCGAAGGGTCGTTGAAACGGGCTGCTACACTCCTGGAGGCAAAACTTAAATCCGAGGGCTTATTTGATGCCGAGCGCAAGCGTCTTCTGCCGTTTCCGCCTGCTAAAATAGGTTTGATAACCTCCAAAGAATCAGCCGCCTATAATGATTTTATTAAAATACTTAACACAAGGTGGGGTGGAATAGAAGTATTGTTGGTCGATACTCAGGTTCAGGGTGAGTCTGCGCCGGCTCAATTAATTTCGGCACTTGAATATCTAAATACGCATGAGGATTTAGACTTGATTGTTATGACTCGCGGCGGCGGTAGCCCTGACGATTTAGCAGCCTTTAGTACCGAACAGGTTACTAGGGCAGTGGCGGCCAGCCGGGTTCCAACGTTGGTGGCAATAGGGCATGAAGTAGATGTGAGTTTGGTTGAACTGGCGGCTGATCAACGCGCCAGTACACCAAGTAATGCGGCAGAGCTGCTCACACCAGATAAAAATCAAGTTCTTGGCCAGCTGCCAGCTAGCCAAAAACAGCTAGCCCAAGCACTAACTCAGACAGTTAGTCGGCACAAGCAAGCCGCACAAGATAAACGGTACGATTTGCGTAGAATGGTCAGGGATTTGTTATCAGACGAACAGCAGAATATTCAGCAAAAAACCAAACTATTGGGTCTACTCGACCCAGCCCAGGTGCTCAAACGTGGCTATGCTATCATACGCGCCGGCGGTTTGTTGGTGGGTACTGTCAGTAAAATACGTGTCGGACAAAACGTGTCAGTACAATTGCGGGATGGTCAGTTTGAAGCTCAGATTAATCATATAGATAAGGTAAAATAG
- the recO gene encoding DNA repair protein RecO has translation MKSHISTTGIVLARTDYQEADRILTVLTPDYGKLKLMARGVRRQRSKLAGGIELFSVNNITYLPGKGEIGTLISSRMLANYGNIAKDIDRTMLGYELLKRTNRITEEAADSDYFDTLSGSLAGLDDDTISPVLSELWFSMQLLKITGLSPNLKTTQQGLTLQEGKTYLFEFDDMAFLEREGAPYSAEHIKILRLALTVDSPQKLGQVKGIKDNIANDVLQLTNTMLQRLVRI, from the coding sequence ATGAAATCACATATCAGTACAACCGGTATTGTGCTTGCTAGAACTGATTATCAAGAAGCTGATCGTATACTGACGGTGCTTACTCCAGATTACGGTAAGCTGAAGCTGATGGCTCGTGGTGTACGGCGTCAGCGTTCAAAATTAGCCGGCGGTATAGAACTATTCAGTGTTAATAATATTACGTATTTACCAGGCAAGGGCGAAATCGGCACGCTTATTTCTTCACGTATGCTCGCAAACTATGGCAATATTGCTAAAGACATAGACCGGACTATGTTGGGTTACGAACTACTTAAACGCACCAACCGCATAACCGAAGAAGCAGCAGATTCGGACTATTTTGACACGCTAAGTGGCTCACTGGCAGGACTGGATGACGACACAATATCACCGGTTCTCAGCGAACTGTGGTTTAGTATGCAATTGTTAAAAATCACCGGCCTTAGTCCCAACCTCAAAACAACTCAACAAGGTCTAACCTTGCAAGAGGGTAAAACCTATTTGTTTGAGTTTGACGACATGGCGTTTTTAGAACGAGAAGGTGCGCCGTACAGCGCTGAACATATTAAAATATTGCGCCTGGCATTGACCGTGGACAGCCCGCAAAAGTTGGGGCAGGTTAAGGGTATCAAAGACAATATCGCAAACGACGTGCTTCAGCTAACAAACACAATGCTCCAACGACTAGTCCGCATTTAA
- a CDS encoding class I SAM-dependent methyltransferase, with the protein MISTLLFIGVALILLFGFVVLFGAPYLPTTKRQITTALDMLDLKPGQTMLELGCGDGRVIRAAAQRGWNVVGYEINPLLVLLARAHTWKYRKLVQIRWKNFWHANWPEAEGIYVFLLDKYMKRLDKKITQKYKGKKVKLASFAFQIPDKKAQNKFKGLFLYQYH; encoded by the coding sequence ATGATTTCAACATTATTGTTTATAGGCGTAGCTCTGATTTTATTATTTGGGTTTGTGGTGTTGTTTGGGGCACCTTATTTACCGACCACCAAGCGACAAATCACCACAGCGCTTGATATGTTAGACCTAAAGCCAGGTCAGACCATGCTAGAGCTGGGATGCGGTGATGGCAGGGTAATAAGAGCAGCGGCGCAGCGAGGCTGGAATGTTGTCGGTTATGAGATAAATCCATTATTGGTTTTGTTGGCACGCGCTCACACCTGGAAATACCGTAAGCTAGTACAAATACGGTGGAAGAATTTTTGGCACGCTAATTGGCCGGAAGCCGAGGGCATATACGTGTTCCTACTTGATAAATATATGAAAAGGTTGGATAAAAAAATTACTCAAAAATACAAAGGCAAAAAGGTAAAATTAGCTAGCTTCGCCTTCCAGATCCCTGATAAAAAAGCACAAAACAAATTCAAGGGGCTGTTTCTGTACCAATATCATTAG
- a CDS encoding LamG domain-containing protein — translation MGVVTVVLIAAQGIGGFSRRWCSKLWRWRRWRPRLDEGSTGGDGGSGIVIVRYQYRDNQDISISKAQKMLTGHWSLDGHARDATPYSNHGTISGATSASDRFERSSAALAFNGSTDYVHIPDHSNLRHASSDFSISLWLNTSEETNGGTELLSSFLSMTDGSGFKLTQRANGSIKTEIGDNSINTTQLLEQDTWSHWLFVGQDGDTLSVYKDGALSDTFSSNYNITYSDGLYVGSQMGTTAMWEGLADGFRVHSYAIDATGAAELYKTGGSHIKISDLQRGLIAHWALNGNVKDSTPHANDGSTGGDVSMTSDHHGRPNSAYSFSSSQDHLSVPAIPENIDEVTISVWAKFSYWTGTWTYLLFKGASTTLGSSAYWIGANTSGNYAAAVNGNYSQGGTSVPVDTDWHLLTLTYDGDEQRFYVAKKQKPLNAVMYPASDQMIIRIRIWVLAADSAAVAKDHSMGQSAMYVCTTAYYRQPRFKNF, via the coding sequence GTGGGGGTGGTGACGGTGGTATTGATAGCGGCTCAGGGGATTGGTGGCTTCAGCAGAAGATGGTGCTCCAAACTCTGGCGGTGGCGGCGGTGGCGGCCACGTCTAGATGAAGGCTCAACTGGCGGTGACGGAGGCTCTGGTATCGTGATAGTTCGTTACCAATACCGTGATAATCAAGATATATCTATTTCTAAAGCACAGAAGATGTTGACGGGGCATTGGAGTCTGGATGGGCACGCTCGGGATGCAACTCCATACAGTAACCATGGGACGATTTCAGGAGCAACTTCAGCGTCAGACAGGTTTGAGCGCTCGTCTGCGGCTCTTGCTTTTAATGGTAGTACAGATTATGTCCATATACCAGACCACTCGAACCTTAGGCATGCCAGTAGCGATTTCAGCATTTCGTTATGGCTCAACACAAGTGAGGAGACAAATGGTGGTACAGAACTTTTGTCCAGCTTCTTGTCAATGACGGACGGCTCAGGTTTTAAGCTTACACAACGAGCTAACGGTTCAATAAAAACAGAAATTGGTGATAATAGCATTAATACGACGCAGCTCCTCGAGCAAGACACATGGTCGCACTGGCTGTTTGTGGGTCAAGATGGTGACACGTTATCGGTATACAAGGACGGCGCTCTGTCTGATACATTCTCAAGTAACTACAACATTACATATAGCGATGGACTTTACGTTGGCTCACAAATGGGTACTACTGCTATGTGGGAAGGTCTTGCTGATGGCTTTCGGGTACATAGTTACGCGATTGACGCGACGGGTGCTGCGGAGCTATATAAAACCGGAGGCTCACATATAAAAATTTCGGATTTACAGAGGGGTCTTATCGCGCATTGGGCATTGAACGGTAATGTCAAGGACAGTACGCCGCATGCTAATGATGGATCAACAGGCGGCGATGTATCAATGACTTCCGATCATCACGGCAGGCCAAATAGTGCCTACAGTTTTTCTAGTTCCCAAGATCACTTAAGTGTACCGGCGATTCCTGAAAATATTGATGAGGTAACTATATCCGTTTGGGCGAAGTTTAGCTACTGGACGGGCACATGGACGTATCTTTTGTTCAAGGGAGCTTCAACGACGTTAGGGAGTTCTGCGTATTGGATTGGCGCGAATACATCAGGCAACTACGCAGCCGCGGTTAATGGCAATTACTCACAAGGTGGAACATCCGTCCCCGTAGACACGGATTGGCATCTATTAACGCTTACATATGATGGCGATGAGCAACGCTTTTATGTGGCAAAAAAACAGAAACCTCTGAATGCAGTTATGTATCCGGCCAGTGACCAGATGATAATACGGATACGCATATGGGTATTGGCGGCAGATTCAGCAGCAGTTGCTAAAGACCATTCTATGGGACAGTCGGCTATGTACGTGTGTACGACCGCATATTATCGTCAGCCGAGATTCAAAAACTTTTAG